The following proteins are encoded in a genomic region of Devosia lucknowensis:
- a CDS encoding cytochrome c oxidase assembly protein, with translation MADTTSPTLPMNNGRSNKRTATILGGLALGMVGLAFASVPLYQLFCQVTGFGGTTQVATDNPKGVIAREMKVRFDVNIDPALDWTVKPAAPITDQIGRVDTVNYIATNHSDKPVTGQAIFNVVPEKAGLYFNKIECFCFTEQTLQPGETVEMPIVFFVDPDLADNHELNTIKEITLSYTFYASDSEGS, from the coding sequence GAACAACGGTCGCAGCAACAAGCGCACCGCGACCATTCTCGGCGGCCTGGCTCTTGGCATGGTTGGTCTGGCATTCGCGTCCGTACCGCTCTATCAACTGTTCTGCCAGGTCACCGGCTTTGGGGGAACGACGCAGGTCGCAACCGACAATCCCAAGGGCGTCATCGCCCGGGAAATGAAGGTGCGCTTCGACGTTAATATCGATCCCGCTCTGGATTGGACGGTCAAGCCGGCAGCGCCCATCACAGACCAGATCGGCCGTGTCGACACCGTGAATTACATCGCCACCAACCACTCGGATAAGCCCGTTACCGGGCAGGCCATATTCAACGTCGTTCCCGAGAAGGCCGGCTTGTACTTCAACAAGATCGAATGCTTCTGCTTCACCGAGCAGACGTTGCAGCCCGGCGAGACCGTCGAGATGCCAATCGTGTTCTTCGTCGATCCCGATCTCGCCGATAACCACGAACTCAATACTATCAAAGAGATCACTCTCTCTTATACCTTCTACGCTTCAGACAGTGAGGGAAGCTGA